In a single window of the Leptolyngbyaceae cyanobacterium genome:
- a CDS encoding Uma2 family endonuclease produces the protein MVQQIPAETTPEIVYPDSDGQPMSDNTKQFRWIVIIKENLEILFANNDDVFVAGDLLWYPVQGNNTIRQAPDAMVVFSRPKGDRGSYRQWSENNIPPQVVFEILSPGNRTGKMLQKAIFYQHYRVEEFYIYDPDDIELTGFIRSDDLLAPIEQMNGWVSPRLGIRFELKEDTLEIYRPDGQKFLTPVELDRLREEEKQRAERERERAENAIAQLEQERNLREQEQQRYQALIDKLRKKGIDPEEF, from the coding sequence ATGGTACAACAAATTCCCGCCGAAACTACCCCAGAAATCGTTTACCCAGACAGCGACGGACAACCAATGTCAGATAATACTAAACAATTTCGCTGGATTGTTATTATCAAAGAAAATCTCGAAATTTTGTTTGCCAACAATGATGATGTCTTTGTCGCTGGAGATCTCCTTTGGTATCCCGTTCAAGGAAATAATACCATTCGCCAAGCACCCGATGCAATGGTAGTCTTTAGTAGACCAAAAGGCGATCGAGGTTCCTACAGACAATGGTCAGAAAATAATATTCCCCCGCAAGTCGTTTTTGAAATTCTCTCCCCAGGTAATCGCACTGGAAAAATGTTGCAAAAAGCGATATTTTATCAACACTATAGAGTGGAAGAATTTTATATTTACGATCCTGATGATATAGAATTAACTGGCTTTATCCGTTCTGACGATTTACTAGCACCAATTGAACAAATGAACGGTTGGGTAAGTCCTCGTTTAGGCATTCGATTTGAACTAAAAGAAGATACTCTAGAAATTTATCGTCCGGATGGACAAAAGTTTCTCACTCCGGTTGAATTGGATAGACTTAGAGAAGAGGAAAAGCAAAGGGCAGAACGGGAGAGAGAAAGGGCAGAAAATGCAATAGCCCAACTCGAACAAGAAAGAAATCTCCGCGAACAAGAACAACAACGCTATCAAGCTTTGATAGACAAATTGCGAAAAAAAGGAATTGACCCAGAAGAATTTTGA
- a CDS encoding GIY-YIG nuclease family protein, whose translation MTTQTDITSLASLEDIPYLDEAGKLPENFPGKIGVYAIFDQSKNLQFVGYSRDVYLSLKQHLARQPQNCYWLKVQTIDKPNRTILENTMNAWIAENGTTPSGNGAEKVKWTESIDVKPLMTDEEKANYEQAWGEELAQSKILKNVARRVETEVLAALKSRGCQEEIRFNPKLKDSGLLDLK comes from the coding sequence ATGACAACTCAAACAGATATTACATCTCTCGCCAGTTTAGAAGATATCCCATATTTAGATGAAGCTGGCAAATTACCAGAAAATTTTCCAGGGAAAATCGGCGTATATGCTATTTTCGACCAATCCAAAAATCTGCAATTTGTCGGCTATTCTCGCGACGTTTATCTCAGCCTCAAGCAGCACCTAGCTCGTCAGCCCCAAAATTGCTACTGGCTGAAAGTGCAAACAATTGATAAACCTAATCGGACAATCTTAGAAAATACTATGAATGCTTGGATTGCCGAAAATGGCACTACTCCATCTGGGAATGGTGCTGAGAAAGTTAAATGGACAGAATCCATTGATGTCAAACCACTAATGACGGATGAAGAAAAGGCAAATTACGAACAAGCTTGGGGAGAAGAACTAGCTCAATCAAAAATTCTCAAAAATGTCGCCCGTCGTGTAGAAACAGAAGTTTTAGCAGCCTTAAAATCTCGCGGTTGCCAAGAAGAAATTCGCTTTAATCCCAAATTGAAAGATAGCGGTTTGCTCGATTTGAAGTGA
- a CDS encoding protein kinase, which yields MSLKLLNNRYQPIQSIANGGFGQTFLAEDIHLPSRRRCLIKQLKPISNNPPTFQLIQQRFGREAAILEKLGNSHHQIPDLYAYFEEAGQFYLIQEWIEGQTLTEKLQREVRLNDITVRDILVNILPVLDYIHNQNIIHRDIKPDNIIIRQRDNKPVLIDFGAVKETMTTVVNTPGNLNQSMIIGTPGFMPSEQATGKPIYSSDLYSLGLTAIYLLTGKLPQELQVDSQTGELIWHQYAQNINHNLVAVLDRAIRSHPRDRFSTARQMLDALQTSPTPHSAVPLSQQATVAVSPGGSSTQAVQVPSHNPRDWKKAAAIAGGIIGASLIVGFALAYQHQQSPKPSAENPTTTSPNTPAASVPPAVSTPPAASIPSTTEPQTTSPQPIPRETQQAPSPRLPNRQSVPGFPVGTPENDIRDALGNPTKVTKGVWKDTRAVLYEDFIPGEVSLGYLFDRETGILRQTEASFAPSVDSEEIFKTINQMLGGTASREIKLQFEKVYQRQSNRYRFAVGSLKGMIERNNKDRIYIGIWDADLH from the coding sequence ATGTCCCTCAAACTTTTAAATAATCGCTACCAACCAATACAATCGATCGCAAATGGCGGATTTGGCCAAACCTTTTTAGCAGAAGACATTCACCTACCTTCTCGTCGTCGTTGTTTAATCAAGCAACTCAAACCAATTAGTAATAATCCGCCAACTTTCCAGCTAATTCAACAGCGTTTTGGGCGAGAAGCCGCTATCTTAGAAAAATTAGGCAATTCCCATCACCAAATTCCCGATTTATATGCTTATTTTGAAGAAGCCGGACAATTTTATTTAATTCAAGAATGGATTGAAGGTCAAACTTTAACAGAAAAACTCCAAAGAGAAGTAAGATTAAACGATATTACCGTCCGAGATATTTTAGTAAATATTTTACCTGTTCTTGATTATATCCACAACCAAAACATCATTCATCGAGATATTAAACCTGACAATATAATTATCCGCCAGCGAGATAACAAACCAGTTTTAATTGACTTCGGCGCAGTCAAAGAAACCATGACTACTGTGGTAAATACACCGGGAAATCTTAACCAATCAATGATAATTGGTACGCCTGGTTTTATGCCGTCGGAACAAGCAACTGGTAAACCAATTTATTCTAGTGATTTGTATAGTTTAGGGCTAACGGCTATCTATTTACTTACCGGAAAATTGCCTCAAGAATTACAGGTAGATTCCCAAACAGGTGAATTAATTTGGCATCAATATGCCCAAAATATTAATCATAATTTAGTAGCAGTGTTAGATCGGGCCATTCGATCGCATCCACGCGATCGCTTTTCCACCGCCAGACAAATGCTAGACGCCTTACAAACCTCTCCCACACCCCATTCCGCCGTTCCCCTCTCCCAACAAGCAACCGTTGCGGTATCTCCCGGAGGCTCATCTACCCAAGCAGTACAAGTCCCTTCCCACAATCCCCGCGACTGGAAAAAAGCCGCTGCGATCGCAGGTGGTATCATTGGCGCATCTCTGATCGTTGGTTTCGCACTAGCTTATCAGCATCAGCAATCCCCAAAACCCTCAGCAGAAAACCCAACCACCACTTCCCCTAACACTCCTGCTGCTTCTGTCCCTCCTGCTGTTTCTACCCCTCCTGCTGCGTCTATCCCTTCCACCACCGAACCTCAAACTACATCCCCACAACCAATACCAAGAGAAACCCAACAAGCGCCTTCTCCCAGACTTCCCAATCGCCAATCCGTACCGGGGTTTCCCGTTGGTACACCAGAAAATGATATCCGCGACGCCTTGGGTAATCCCACCAAAGTCACCAAAGGTGTATGGAAAGATACTCGCGCCGTACTGTATGAGGATTTCATACCCGGAGAAGTTAGCTTAGGCTATTTATTCGATCGCGAAACGGGTATTTTACGCCAAACCGAAGCATCATTTGCTCCTTCGGTAGACTCAGAAGAAATATTTAAAACGATCAATCAAATGTTAGGCGGTACAGCTTCGCGAGAAATCAAACTCCAATTTGAAAAAGTTTATCAACGCCAATCTAACCGATACAGATTTGCAGTTGGTTCCTTGAAAGGAATGATTGAACGAAACAATAAAGACCGCATTTACATCGGTATTTGGGACGCGGATTTACATTAA